A single window of Gemmatimonadota bacterium DNA harbors:
- a CDS encoding helix-turn-helix transcriptional regulator, with protein sequence MDGYEIESVGTPRIQGALALVFLVIMVGGIVDLIMDQPDTLLSAHVLFEVAMVAVSLGAATWLARGWFASSRSVAVLEAAVERHRAERDAWRTKASRALHGLGEAIGEEFDRWGLTPAERETALMLLKGHSHKRIARETDRSERTVRQHAVAVYRKSGLSGRAELAGWFLEDLGVPEAEAAERQG encoded by the coding sequence GTGGACGGCTACGAGATCGAGAGCGTGGGCACGCCGCGGATCCAGGGCGCACTGGCCCTGGTCTTCCTGGTGATCATGGTCGGCGGCATCGTCGACCTGATCATGGACCAGCCGGATACGCTGCTCAGCGCCCACGTGCTCTTCGAGGTCGCCATGGTCGCGGTGAGCCTCGGTGCCGCCACCTGGTTGGCCCGAGGCTGGTTCGCCTCCTCGCGCTCGGTGGCGGTGCTCGAGGCCGCGGTCGAGCGGCACCGGGCCGAACGGGATGCGTGGCGGACCAAGGCCAGCCGTGCGCTCCACGGACTCGGGGAGGCCATCGGCGAGGAGTTCGACCGCTGGGGCCTCACCCCGGCCGAGCGCGAGACGGCGCTCATGCTCCTCAAGGGGCACAGCCACAAGCGGATCGCCAGGGAGACCGACCGCAGCGAGCGCACGGTGCGACAGCACGCGGTGGCGGTCTACCGCAAGTCCGGGCTGTCCGGGCGGGCGGAGCTGGCAGGTTGGTTCCTCGAGGACCTGGGCGTCCCCGAGGCGGAGGCGGCCGAGCGGC
- a CDS encoding ferritin-like domain-containing protein has product MDKQTLIQHLNEDLAGELGAIIQYLTYAAKVTGPYRPQLAQFFLAEVTDEQLHAQYLANKIVALGGEPTTQPRAVPAARTNREMLEAVLAAERRAVADYSERARQADAFGDKGLAVQLEDMVRDESGHSEETERILRDWVDVR; this is encoded by the coding sequence ATGGACAAGCAGACCCTCATCCAGCACCTGAACGAAGACCTGGCCGGCGAGCTGGGCGCCATCATCCAGTATCTGACCTACGCCGCCAAGGTGACCGGGCCGTACCGTCCCCAGCTCGCCCAGTTCTTCCTGGCCGAGGTGACGGACGAGCAGCTGCACGCCCAGTACCTGGCCAACAAGATCGTCGCCCTGGGCGGGGAGCCCACGACGCAGCCGCGGGCGGTGCCGGCCGCGCGGACCAACCGCGAGATGCTGGAGGCCGTGTTGGCCGCGGAGCGCCGGGCCGTCGCGGACTATTCGGAGCGCGCCCGCCAGGCGGATGCCTTCGGCGACAAGGGCCTGGCCGTGCAGCTCGAGGACATGGTCCGCGACGAGAGCGGCCACTCGGAGGAGACCGAGCGGATCCTGCGCGACTGGGTCGACGTCCGCTGA
- a CDS encoding TolC family protein → MVVGLVLLFQLAASADTVRLDAPAALARALEASPVLSAARYRAEAAEDRAAQARAWANPHVSVSGENVGQQRAFTGTTGWQGIEGQAVLTTAVPFGPERAGRIRTARAEGSAGAALADQADLDVRAGILASIGGYLTDRALATSAREERATMDRIADALARQADAGRTSRGDAARADLARGMARTALARRQAQLVARAEELARLLGLDPGTPVAVEVGRCLAPPGAAGEGVAEPPAVRLARARVEAARGGVQLARGLQLPDLEPQVGVRRTGGESGLYLGLSTALPFFDRGTRRLAAARADEDAALAELRAAESMQSAALAATRQRLTLLEDAGRAFDAAWFDQADQAVTAAEARFSVGEGTLLELLDSRRARLQALDDYHAWQSEWWAARVDLARLEGRAPDATLLCTDPFRETSR, encoded by the coding sequence ATGGTCGTAGGCCTGGTCCTGTTGTTCCAGCTCGCTGCCTCCGCCGACACCGTGCGCCTGGACGCCCCCGCGGCGCTCGCGCGGGCGCTGGAGGCGTCGCCGGTCCTCTCGGCGGCCCGGTACCGGGCGGAGGCCGCCGAAGACCGCGCCGCCCAGGCCCGGGCCTGGGCCAATCCCCACGTCTCCGTCTCCGGAGAGAACGTCGGCCAGCAGCGGGCGTTCACCGGTACGACGGGCTGGCAGGGCATCGAGGGCCAGGCCGTGCTCACCACCGCGGTCCCGTTCGGGCCGGAACGGGCCGGCCGGATCCGGACCGCCCGAGCGGAGGGCTCCGCCGGCGCAGCGCTGGCGGACCAGGCGGACCTGGACGTGCGCGCAGGCATCCTGGCCTCCATCGGTGGCTACCTGACCGACCGGGCGCTGGCGACGAGCGCCCGGGAGGAGCGGGCCACGATGGACCGGATCGCGGACGCCCTCGCGCGCCAGGCGGACGCGGGACGCACCTCGCGAGGGGACGCCGCCCGCGCCGACCTGGCCCGGGGCATGGCCCGCACCGCCCTGGCCCGGCGCCAGGCACAGCTCGTTGCGCGGGCGGAGGAGCTGGCCCGGTTGCTCGGCCTCGACCCCGGGACCCCCGTGGCCGTGGAGGTCGGCCGGTGTCTCGCTCCGCCCGGTGCGGCGGGCGAAGGCGTCGCCGAGCCTCCTGCCGTCCGCCTCGCCCGCGCCCGGGTGGAGGCCGCGCGCGGCGGCGTGCAACTGGCGCGCGGGCTCCAGCTGCCGGACCTGGAGCCCCAGGTCGGCGTGCGCCGGACCGGGGGCGAGTCGGGGCTCTACCTGGGCCTGAGCACCGCGCTGCCGTTCTTCGATCGAGGCACGCGCCGCCTGGCGGCGGCCCGGGCCGACGAGGACGCGGCCCTCGCGGAGCTCCGGGCCGCGGAATCCATGCAGTCCGCGGCACTCGCGGCGACCCGTCAGCGGCTGACGCTCCTCGAGGATGCCGGGCGCGCCTTCGATGCCGCCTGGTTCGACCAGGCCGACCAGGCCGTGACGGCCGCCGAAGCCCGCTTCTCCGTAGGAGAGGGCACGCTGCTGGAACTCCTGGACAGCCGTCGGGCCCGCCTCCAGGCCCTCGACGACTACCACGCGTGGCAGTCCGAGTGGTGGGCCGCACGCGTCGACCTGGCCCGGCTCGAGGGCCGGGCGCCGGACGCGACGCTCCTGTGCACCGATCCCTTCCGCGAGACCTCACGATGA
- a CDS encoding efflux RND transporter periplasmic adaptor subunit: protein MTTIRIPRALSGALLPLFALACGAGDPPAPLTEPVPDGTVRLSDAQMRAAGIVTALLEARTVRQPVRVPGSVQSPDTAQVAVGSIVEGRVTAVRVLPGDRVRTGQPLVEIHSHELASAERDRAAAQAELDFHSNALARSEQLLAAGAVALEEVERRRADFLGAQAELARATEMVEHLAPSTAGNVQALAPRAGVVFSVDVRPGEAVLPGTPLLEMGSTDVLWVTAFVPENTSSALAVGDEVEVRFRSLPGTVVTARLVRQGDFVDPSNRSVEMRFELDSIPAGVRPGSFATVDVLASEAFEAIELDQSAAVRMDDEDVVFVAEGPGVYRAVAVTAVPVREGRVAVRGVPAGAEIVTEGAYFLKAALEVAAAGGEGGA from the coding sequence ATGACGACGATCCGGATCCCGCGTGCGCTCTCCGGCGCGCTGCTTCCCCTGTTCGCCCTGGCCTGCGGCGCCGGCGACCCCCCCGCCCCGCTCACCGAACCGGTCCCGGACGGAACCGTCCGGCTGAGCGACGCGCAGATGCGCGCCGCGGGGATCGTCACCGCCCTGCTCGAGGCGCGCACGGTGCGCCAGCCGGTGCGCGTCCCCGGCTCCGTGCAGAGCCCCGACACCGCCCAGGTGGCCGTAGGCTCCATCGTGGAGGGGCGCGTGACCGCCGTCCGCGTGCTGCCGGGGGACCGGGTGCGCACCGGTCAGCCGCTGGTGGAGATCCACTCCCACGAGCTGGCTTCGGCCGAGCGGGACCGCGCGGCCGCGCAGGCGGAGCTGGACTTCCACTCGAACGCGCTCGCCCGCTCCGAGCAGCTGCTCGCGGCCGGCGCGGTGGCGCTGGAGGAAGTGGAGCGCCGCCGGGCGGACTTCCTCGGCGCTCAGGCGGAGCTGGCGCGGGCCACCGAGATGGTGGAGCACCTGGCCCCGTCGACGGCGGGGAACGTGCAGGCGCTGGCACCCCGCGCGGGCGTGGTGTTCTCGGTGGACGTGCGCCCCGGTGAAGCCGTGCTCCCGGGCACTCCGCTGCTGGAGATGGGCTCCACCGACGTGCTCTGGGTCACGGCCTTCGTACCGGAGAACACGTCCAGCGCGCTCGCCGTGGGTGACGAGGTCGAGGTGCGGTTCCGCTCGCTGCCCGGCACGGTCGTCACGGCGCGTCTGGTGCGCCAGGGCGACTTCGTCGATCCGAGCAACCGCTCGGTGGAGATGCGCTTCGAGCTCGATTCGATCCCGGCGGGCGTGCGCCCCGGCAGCTTCGCCACGGTGGACGTGCTGGCGTCGGAGGCCTTCGAGGCCATCGAGCTGGACCAGTCCGCCGCCGTGCGCATGGACGACGAGGACGTGGTGTTCGTGGCGGAGGGACCCGGCGTCTACCGCGCCGTGGCGGTGACCGCAGTGCCGGTGCGCGAGGGACGGGTGGCGGTGCGCGGCGTCCCGGCCGGCGCCGAGATCGTCACGGAAGGCGCCTATTTCCTGAAGGCGGCGCTGGAGGTGGCGGCGGCGGGTGGCGAGGGAGGCGCGTGA
- a CDS encoding CusA/CzcA family heavy metal efflux RND transporter, with protein sequence MFTRIIDFSLRQPFYILGGVLTLVAVGLYAFTTLPFEAFPDLTANSVSVIADAPGSAPQDVEQLVTYPIERSLLGLPNTESVRSTTKFGVSITQVVFADGVDPYFARQVVAERLNDLGGDLPANVSVTMGPVATAMGEVYQYVLRSTNPAVGALDLKTLQDYSIAPQLRTVEGVAEVNSWGGLTEQYHVIVEPGRLIQAGLTLADVETALAENNRNFGGTYTEARGERFIVRGIGRLGGPEDLADVAIATRAGVPIHVHDIGTVTRGALPRQGAVTMDGEGEVVAGMVIMRKGSNALRVLEHVQERIDQIVPTLPEGVHLVPFYNQGSLVEQTTHTIEKNLLLGGTLVIVLLWGFLRNIAASVLVALVIPLSMLWAFVAMRIFGFSANLMSLGALDFGLLVDASVVVVENVMRKGTEEPHEDAGTRIRHAVLEVGRPVLYGIAIIVAVYIPIFALQGTEGRMFRPMAFTVVAALLGSLLLAMTFIPAAAGWFLTHAREVHTPGFDRLRNRYRASLETALPRPRLVMGTATGLFVLALFGASRLGTEFMPRLDEGSVLVQGLRLPSTALDQGTRFSGALERALTGLPEVEVAVSKLGRPDLATEAMGTYESDTYVMLKDRSEWRRGGKDALLAAMDSALLDIPGLEYAFTQPIQMRLDEAETGITTDVGVKIFGDDPDRLAALAARVESELARVDGAADVKVTAASRVKELRVELDRTALSRYGLGADDIGHQVEMALGSSVATHIVDGPRRIGVVVRIPGGNTVDPALMASLPVANGPSGLVTLGSVADLTVQESPEAFAHEGGQRMVVVGANIRGRDVGSFVEEASTLLAARVPLPSGYRYEWGGQYQHQQTAVRRLALLLPIAILAIYLLLFSNFGTIHQALLIMLNVPFAVVGGIAALWLAGLNLSTSALIGFIAVFGIAVLNGVVMVSYINQLRARGETIREAVLDGAATRLRPVLMTALAASLGFVPMALSTSPGAELQRPLATVVIGGLMTATFLTLFVLPTLYLWVEMWMETSAPAWMANGKPRRRAARGGRSASEEASDLDALPAGVGG encoded by the coding sequence ATGTTCACCCGGATCATCGACTTCTCGCTGCGCCAGCCGTTCTACATCCTCGGTGGCGTGCTCACCCTGGTGGCCGTGGGGCTCTACGCCTTCACCACGCTGCCGTTCGAGGCCTTCCCCGACCTCACCGCCAACTCCGTGTCGGTGATCGCCGACGCGCCGGGCAGCGCCCCGCAGGACGTCGAGCAGCTCGTCACGTATCCGATCGAACGGTCCCTGCTGGGACTGCCGAACACCGAGTCCGTGCGCTCCACGACCAAGTTCGGCGTGTCGATCACACAGGTGGTCTTCGCGGACGGGGTCGACCCCTACTTCGCCCGCCAGGTGGTGGCCGAGCGCCTCAACGATCTCGGCGGAGACCTGCCGGCCAACGTGAGCGTCACCATGGGCCCGGTGGCCACCGCCATGGGCGAGGTCTACCAGTACGTGCTGCGGTCCACGAACCCCGCCGTGGGCGCGCTCGACCTGAAGACCCTGCAGGACTATTCGATTGCGCCCCAGCTGCGCACCGTCGAAGGCGTGGCCGAGGTGAACTCCTGGGGCGGGCTCACCGAGCAGTACCATGTCATCGTGGAGCCGGGCCGCCTGATCCAGGCCGGCCTCACGCTCGCCGACGTCGAGACCGCCCTCGCCGAGAACAACCGCAACTTCGGGGGCACCTACACCGAGGCGCGCGGCGAGCGCTTCATCGTGCGCGGCATCGGGCGGCTCGGGGGGCCGGAGGACCTCGCCGACGTGGCCATCGCCACGCGCGCCGGCGTACCCATCCACGTGCATGATATCGGCACCGTTACGCGTGGAGCCCTTCCCCGCCAGGGAGCCGTCACCATGGACGGCGAGGGCGAGGTGGTGGCCGGCATGGTCATCATGCGCAAGGGCTCCAACGCGCTCCGCGTGCTGGAGCACGTACAGGAGCGCATCGATCAGATCGTGCCGACCCTGCCGGAAGGCGTGCATCTGGTCCCGTTCTACAACCAGGGCTCGCTGGTGGAGCAGACCACGCACACCATCGAGAAGAACCTGCTGCTGGGTGGGACCCTGGTCATCGTCCTGCTCTGGGGATTCCTGCGGAACATCGCCGCGTCGGTGCTCGTGGCGCTGGTCATCCCGCTGTCCATGCTCTGGGCGTTCGTGGCCATGCGCATCTTCGGGTTCTCGGCCAACCTCATGAGCCTGGGCGCGCTCGACTTCGGTCTGTTGGTCGACGCCTCCGTCGTCGTGGTCGAGAACGTCATGCGCAAAGGCACGGAGGAACCGCACGAGGACGCCGGCACGCGCATCCGCCACGCGGTCCTGGAGGTGGGGCGGCCCGTCCTCTACGGGATCGCGATCATCGTCGCGGTCTACATCCCCATCTTCGCGCTGCAGGGCACGGAAGGTCGGATGTTCCGGCCCATGGCCTTCACCGTCGTGGCCGCCCTGCTGGGCTCGCTCCTGCTGGCGATGACCTTCATTCCCGCCGCGGCCGGCTGGTTCCTCACCCATGCCCGCGAGGTACACACGCCCGGATTCGATCGTCTCCGCAACCGTTACCGTGCCTCGCTGGAGACGGCGCTGCCCCGGCCCCGCCTCGTGATGGGCACGGCCACCGGCCTCTTCGTGCTCGCCTTGTTCGGCGCCAGCCGCCTCGGCACCGAATTCATGCCCCGCCTGGACGAGGGCAGCGTGCTGGTGCAGGGGCTGCGCCTGCCGTCGACCGCGCTCGACCAGGGCACCCGCTTCTCCGGCGCGCTGGAGCGCGCCCTGACCGGCCTGCCGGAGGTGGAGGTGGCGGTCTCCAAGCTGGGCCGACCCGACCTCGCCACCGAAGCCATGGGCACCTACGAGTCGGACACGTACGTCATGCTCAAGGACCGCAGCGAGTGGCGGCGCGGCGGGAAGGATGCCTTGCTGGCGGCGATGGATTCGGCGCTGCTCGACATCCCCGGCCTGGAGTACGCCTTCACGCAGCCCATCCAGATGCGCCTGGATGAAGCCGAGACCGGCATCACCACGGACGTCGGCGTGAAGATCTTCGGCGACGACCCCGATCGGTTGGCCGCCCTCGCCGCCCGGGTGGAGTCGGAGCTCGCGCGGGTCGACGGAGCCGCGGACGTGAAGGTGACGGCGGCGTCGCGCGTGAAGGAGCTGCGCGTGGAGCTGGACCGCACGGCGCTGTCGCGCTACGGGCTGGGCGCGGACGACATCGGGCACCAGGTGGAGATGGCGCTCGGCTCCTCCGTGGCGACGCACATCGTGGACGGGCCCCGACGCATCGGGGTCGTGGTGCGCATTCCCGGTGGGAACACCGTGGATCCCGCCCTGATGGCGTCCCTGCCCGTCGCGAACGGCCCCTCCGGGCTGGTCACGCTGGGCAGCGTGGCCGACCTGACCGTCCAGGAGAGCCCCGAGGCGTTCGCGCACGAAGGGGGGCAGCGCATGGTGGTCGTCGGCGCCAACATCCGTGGTCGCGACGTGGGCTCCTTCGTGGAGGAGGCATCGACGTTGCTGGCTGCGCGCGTGCCGTTGCCTTCAGGCTACCGCTACGAGTGGGGTGGCCAGTACCAGCACCAGCAGACGGCCGTGCGGCGGCTGGCGCTGCTGCTCCCCATCGCCATCCTGGCCATCTACCTGCTGCTGTTCTCCAACTTCGGCACCATCCACCAGGCGCTGCTGATCATGCTCAACGTACCGTTCGCGGTCGTGGGCGGCATCGCGGCGCTGTGGCTCGCGGGCCTCAATCTGAGCACGTCCGCGCTGATCGGGTTCATCGCCGTGTTCGGCATCGCGGTGCTGAACGGCGTGGTGATGGTGAGCTACATCAACCAGCTCCGCGCGCGCGGGGAGACCATCCGCGAAGCGGTGCTGGACGGAGCGGCCACACGCCTTCGACCCGTGCTGATGACGGCGCTGGCGGCCAGCCTGGGGTTCGTGCCGATGGCGCTGTCCACGTCGCCGGGCGCCGAGCTGCAGCGCCCGCTCGCCACCGTGGTCATCGGCGGGCTCATGACCGCCACGTTCCTCACCCTGTTCGTGCTCCCCACCCTGTACCTGTGGGTGGAGATGTGGATGGAGACGAGCGCGCCCGCCTGGATGGCGAACGGCAAGCCGCGGCGGCGCGCGGCACGGGGCGGCCGGTCGGCCTCCGAGGAAGCGTCGGACCTGGACGCGCTCCCCGCGGGCGTGGGAGGCTGA
- a CDS encoding cytochrome c biogenesis protein CcdA codes for MPLVVDLVLQIEPSGGLSEALAARPLVALATMFGAGLLTSLTPCVYPMVPITASVIAGTAREGQTRGRTVALTLTYALGLALLYAVLGALAGVTGTLFGTVSASPWALLVIGNLLLLFALAMLDVLPVPVPRRLMQWAGSREGGSFPAVFLLGATSGVVAAPCGAPAFAVVLTWVAATGAGLMGFVYLFVFSLGMTAVLVVVGIFSGTLALLPRSGTWMVWIKRIAAVLMLIMAQYYFVKAGYNL; via the coding sequence ATGCCGCTGGTCGTCGACCTCGTCCTCCAGATCGAACCGTCCGGCGGCCTCTCCGAGGCCCTGGCTGCGCGCCCGCTCGTGGCGCTGGCCACGATGTTCGGCGCGGGTCTCCTCACCAGCCTGACGCCCTGCGTCTACCCGATGGTCCCGATCACCGCCTCGGTGATCGCCGGCACCGCCCGGGAGGGACAGACCCGCGGCCGCACGGTGGCACTGACCCTCACCTACGCGCTGGGCCTCGCGCTCCTCTACGCGGTCCTGGGCGCCCTGGCCGGCGTGACCGGCACCTTGTTCGGGACGGTGAGCGCCAGCCCCTGGGCGCTGCTGGTCATCGGCAACCTGCTGCTGCTCTTCGCGCTGGCCATGCTGGACGTGCTGCCGGTCCCGGTGCCCCGCCGCCTGATGCAGTGGGCCGGCAGCCGGGAGGGCGGCTCCTTCCCCGCGGTCTTCCTCCTGGGCGCCACGTCCGGGGTGGTGGCGGCGCCCTGCGGGGCCCCCGCGTTCGCCGTGGTCCTCACCTGGGTGGCCGCCACCGGAGCCGGCCTGATGGGCTTCGTGTATCTCTTCGTGTTCTCGCTCGGGATGACCGCCGTCCTGGTGGTGGTCGGGATCTTCTCGGGAACCCTGGCGCTCCTCCCGCGTTCAGGAACATGGATGGTCTGGATCAAGCGCATCGCCGCCGTGCTGATGCTGATCATGGCCCAGTACTACTTCGTGAAGGCGGGGTACAACCTATGA
- a CDS encoding TlpA disulfide reductase family protein has product MTRLPGLRATLVGLSLLVASPLAAVAQGVGLPLGTPAPAVTLEDLDGNAVDLQRLVAGKPALIEFWATWCEQCEALQPQIDRIQAAHGERVAVVAVAVAVSQSLRRVKRHVEEHDPGYPFLWDARGAAVRAFQAPTTSVVVMLDATGNVVYTGSGADQDLEGAVARVLEEG; this is encoded by the coding sequence ATGACGCGTCTCCCTGGCCTCCGCGCCACCCTGGTGGGTCTGTCCCTCCTGGTGGCCTCGCCGCTGGCCGCGGTCGCGCAGGGCGTGGGCCTGCCGCTCGGCACCCCCGCACCCGCGGTGACGCTCGAAGACCTGGACGGCAACGCGGTGGACCTCCAGCGGCTCGTGGCGGGGAAGCCGGCGCTGATCGAGTTCTGGGCCACCTGGTGTGAGCAGTGCGAGGCGCTCCAGCCCCAGATCGACCGCATCCAGGCCGCGCACGGGGAGCGGGTCGCGGTGGTGGCCGTGGCCGTGGCGGTGTCCCAATCGCTGCGGCGGGTCAAGCGCCATGTGGAGGAGCACGATCCGGGTTATCCCTTCCTGTGGGACGCCCGGGGCGCCGCGGTGCGGGCCTTCCAAGCGCCCACCACGTCGGTGGTGGTGATGCTGGACGCGACCGGGAATGTGGTCTACACGGGGTCGGGTGCGGACCAGGACCTGGAAGGCGCGGTGGCACGGGTGCTGGAGGAGGGCTGA
- a CDS encoding redoxin domain-containing protein, whose protein sequence is MRAYRDQYASLFKGGRNVVLVGISNDPVEELASWLKDEDFPFLFASDAANDGATYTAFGGGLRDNNMVDSRTVIVVGPDGRIAGVIPQFQQVDPQAYEELQAMIDAVTPEPEEPQQ, encoded by the coding sequence ATGAGAGCGTACCGTGATCAGTACGCAAGCCTGTTCAAGGGGGGCCGCAACGTGGTCCTCGTGGGGATCTCCAACGACCCGGTCGAGGAGCTGGCCTCCTGGCTGAAGGACGAGGATTTCCCCTTCCTGTTCGCGAGCGATGCAGCCAACGACGGTGCCACCTACACGGCCTTCGGCGGCGGTCTCCGCGACAACAACATGGTCGACAGCCGAACGGTGATCGTGGTGGGTCCGGATGGACGGATCGCGGGCGTGATCCCGCAGTTCCAGCAGGTGGATCCCCAGGCCTATGAAGAGCTGCAGGCCATGATCGACGCGGTGACCCCGGAGCCCGAGGAGCCGCAGCAGTAG